The following nucleotide sequence is from Kiritimatiella glycovorans.
GGGACGGGTTCCGCCCCGTCCTCTTTGCGGTCGGCGTTGGAGGGACGGGTTCCACCCCGTCCTCTTTGCGGTCGGCGTGGAAGCCGACCCTCCATGGGGAGATCACCCCCTCTCTGGAGGGACGGGTTCCGCCCCGTCCTCTTTGCGGTCGGCGTGGAAGCCGACCCTCCATGGGTTCATCTTATAAAGAGATTGCAATATAGCGATGTATGAATGTGCAAGGCCGGGGCAAGAGGAGGCTGGGTTCATGGAGATGGAGCAGGGAGATCGGGAGCGGGCGGCGGAGTTGTTGCGGGCGTTGGCTCATCCGGTGCGCCTGGGGGTGATCGAGCAGCTTGGCCGCGGTGAGGCGACGGTGACCGAGTTGTACACGAGACTGGGTTGCAGTCAGCCGGTGATGTCGCAGCAGATTTCCATTCTCCGCACGCATCGTCTGATCGAGGTGCGCCGGGAAGGAAACACGAAGCACTGTTCGTTGCGGGATCCGAAGATTCTCAAATTGTTCGAATGTCTCAACCGTCACCTGGATGAGCTGAATCGGGGGTAAGGCCCCGTGGAGAGGAGAGAAGACGATGAGTGATCGACCGAAACGCATTCTCGTGATCGGGGGATCCGCGGCCGGACCCAAGGCGGCGGCGCGCGCGCGACGGATGGACCCCCGCGCCGAGGTAACCATCATCCAGAAGTCGCCGGATCTCTCGATGGCCTCGTGCGGCTATCCCTACTATGTGGGCGGGGTATTCGACGATCGCAATCAGTTTTTGTGTACGCCGACGGGGGTGGTGCGCGACCCCCGGTTCTTTATGAACACGAAAGGGATCGAGGCGAGGACGCGGACCGAGGCCCTGGAAATCGACCGCGAACGCAAGGTCGTGTTGTGCCGCGATCTGGAACAGGGCACGGACAGCGAGGTGCCCTACGACAAGCTGGTGCTGGCGACGGGCGCACGCCCCGTCATGCCCCCGGTTCCGGGCACCGAGCTCAAAGGCATCACGACGCTGCAGTCCATGGAGGACGCCGATTATTTGCGCCGCGTTCGGGATGAAGGCACGATCCGCAACGCCGTCGTCGTCGGAGGGGGGCTGATCGGTGTCGAAACCTGTGAGGCCCTGGAACTCGCCGGCATCCATATCACGGTCGTCGAAATGCTTCCGCAGATCCTGATGTTCCTCGACTGGGAGTTGGCGAAACTGCTCGAGAATCACATGAAGGCGAAGGGCGCGCACGTGATCACCGAAAACCCGGTCTCCGCTTTTCTCGGAGAGAACGGCACGCTTACCGGAGTGAAGCTCGCCAACGGGACGGAACTACCGTGCGAGCTGGCCGTGGTCGCCGCCGGGGTGCGTCCGAATGTGGATCTCGCACGGGCCGCAGGGCTCGATATCGGGGAGGCGGGAGGAATCTCGGTCGATCCGTCGATGCGGACCTCGGATCCGGACATCTACGCGGCCGGCGACTGTGTGGAGATTCCGAATCTGCTGACGGGGAAAAAGGTACATGCCCCCTACGGGGATCTGGCGAACCTGCAGGGGCGCGTGATCGGAACGAACATCACCGATGCGGGTGAAGCGGTCTTCCCCGGTACGATCCAGACGGGGGTCTGCAAGGTCTTCGACTACACGGCGGGGGCGACGGGGCTCTCGGAGCGCCATGCGCGTGCGGCGGGGTTCGATGTCGTTTCGGTCGTGCACGCCGAGCCCGATAAGCCGGGCTTCATGGGCGCGGCGCTTGTGGTGATCAAGATGGTCGCAGAGCGCGGCTCGGGCCGGTTGCTCGGAGTCCAGTGTGTGGGCCCCGGCGATGTGAGTAAGCGGATCGCTACGGCGGCCATGGCCTTGCACGGCGGGT
It contains:
- a CDS encoding ArsR/SmtB family transcription factor, yielding MEMEQGDRERAAELLRALAHPVRLGVIEQLGRGEATVTELYTRLGCSQPVMSQQISILRTHRLIEVRREGNTKHCSLRDPKILKLFECLNRHLDELNRG
- a CDS encoding FAD-dependent oxidoreductase, coding for MSDRPKRILVIGGSAAGPKAAARARRMDPRAEVTIIQKSPDLSMASCGYPYYVGGVFDDRNQFLCTPTGVVRDPRFFMNTKGIEARTRTEALEIDRERKVVLCRDLEQGTDSEVPYDKLVLATGARPVMPPVPGTELKGITTLQSMEDADYLRRVRDEGTIRNAVVVGGGLIGVETCEALELAGIHITVVEMLPQILMFLDWELAKLLENHMKAKGAHVITENPVSAFLGENGTLTGVKLANGTELPCELAVVAAGVRPNVDLARAAGLDIGEAGGISVDPSMRTSDPDIYAAGDCVEIPNLLTGKKVHAPYGDLANLQGRVIGTNITDAGEAVFPGTIQTGVCKVFDYTAGATGLSERHARAAGFDVVSVVHAEPDKPGFMGAALVVIKMVAERGSGRLLGVQCVGPGDVSKRIATAAMALHGGLTVDDLTVADLPYAPPFSPAVDNLIACAHTLQNKMAGFMDGISCREVKEKVDRGDEAFILDTRGPDEYELMRLGIGEVLIPLGALRGRMDELPADKDHEIICFCKISLRGYEAARLLQAHGWTKVKVMEGGVMAWPFAREK